A region of Piscinibacter gummiphilus DNA encodes the following proteins:
- a CDS encoding ATP-binding cassette domain-containing protein: MMQTTSTRPPVMKATGLVKRYGQVTALDGADFELRAGEILAVIGDNGAGKSSLIKALSGATIPDEGQILLDGQEVRFKSPIDARRAGIETVYQELAVAPAMNISENLFLGREIRRPGFLGNVLRMLDKRRMLEESTARMKDLKVGIRSMTQAVETLSGGQRQCVAVSRAAAFAQHVVIMDEPTAALGVKEGNMVLELIRRVRDKGLPVVLISHNMPHVFEIADRIHVARLGKRAAVLDPKKISMSDTVAVMTGALKASELPAECLA; the protein is encoded by the coding sequence ATGATGCAGACGACATCCACCCGCCCGCCCGTGATGAAGGCCACGGGCCTCGTGAAACGCTACGGCCAGGTCACCGCGCTCGACGGCGCCGACTTCGAACTGCGCGCCGGCGAGATCCTCGCGGTGATCGGCGACAACGGCGCCGGCAAGTCCTCGCTGATCAAGGCGCTGTCCGGCGCCACCATTCCCGACGAAGGGCAGATCCTGCTCGACGGCCAGGAGGTGCGCTTCAAGAGCCCCATCGACGCGCGCCGCGCCGGCATCGAGACGGTGTACCAGGAACTTGCCGTGGCGCCGGCCATGAACATCTCCGAGAACCTGTTCCTCGGCCGCGAGATCCGCCGGCCCGGTTTCCTCGGCAACGTGCTGCGCATGCTCGACAAGCGCCGCATGCTCGAGGAGAGCACGGCCCGCATGAAGGACCTGAAGGTCGGCATCCGCTCGATGACGCAGGCGGTCGAGACGCTCTCGGGCGGCCAGCGGCAGTGCGTGGCCGTCTCGCGCGCCGCGGCCTTCGCCCAGCACGTGGTCATCATGGACGAGCCCACCGCCGCCCTCGGCGTCAAGGAAGGCAACATGGTGCTCGAGCTGATCCGGCGCGTGCGCGACAAGGGCCTGCCGGTCGTGCTGATCAGCCACAACATGCCCCACGTGTTCGAGATCGCCGACCGCATCCACGTCGCGCGCCTCGGCAAGCGCGCCGCGGTGCTCGACCCGAAGAAGATCTCGATGAGCGACACGGTGGCCGTGATGACCGGGGCGCTGAAAGCGAGCGAGTTGCCGGCGGAGTGCCTGGCCTGA
- a CDS encoding sugar ABC transporter substrate-binding protein, which translates to MRLNPLLALSAFALLGHASAMAADPPVIGLVTKTETNPFFVKMKEGAMEAAQKSGAKVVASAGKADGDNAGQVTAMENLVAAGAKTILITPSDSKAIVPAIKKARDKGVQVIALDSPADPADATDALFATDNYKAGVLIGEYAKAAMAGKPAKIITIDLLPGHPVGAQRHNGFLKGMGLTTFEAKSNELAKPAEVVCMADGFGDQAKSQTAMENCLQKVPAVDVVYTINEPAAAGVFNALKKAGKEKGVIIVSVDGGCQGIRDVAAGKIAATSQQYPLKMAAMGVEAGIAYAKTGKKASGYVDTGVMLIAKNPVAGVESKDTKTGTDLCWGKK; encoded by the coding sequence ATGCGCCTGAATCCCCTCCTCGCCCTGTCCGCCTTCGCCCTGCTGGGCCACGCGTCCGCCATGGCTGCCGACCCGCCGGTGATCGGCCTCGTCACGAAGACCGAAACCAACCCGTTCTTCGTGAAGATGAAGGAAGGCGCCATGGAAGCGGCGCAGAAGAGCGGCGCCAAGGTGGTGGCCAGCGCGGGCAAGGCCGACGGCGACAACGCCGGCCAGGTCACCGCGATGGAGAACCTCGTGGCCGCCGGCGCCAAGACCATCCTGATCACCCCGAGCGACTCGAAGGCCATCGTGCCGGCCATCAAGAAGGCCCGCGACAAGGGCGTGCAGGTGATCGCGCTCGATAGCCCCGCCGACCCGGCCGACGCCACCGACGCGCTGTTCGCCACCGACAACTACAAGGCTGGCGTGCTGATCGGCGAATACGCCAAGGCCGCGATGGCCGGCAAGCCGGCGAAGATCATCACGATCGACCTGCTCCCGGGCCACCCCGTCGGCGCCCAGCGCCACAACGGCTTCCTGAAGGGCATGGGCCTCACCACGTTCGAGGCGAAGAGCAATGAACTCGCGAAGCCCGCCGAGGTGGTCTGCATGGCCGACGGATTCGGCGACCAGGCCAAGAGCCAGACCGCGATGGAGAACTGCCTGCAGAAGGTGCCCGCGGTCGACGTGGTCTACACCATCAACGAACCGGCCGCCGCCGGCGTGTTCAACGCGCTGAAGAAGGCCGGCAAGGAGAAGGGCGTGATCATCGTGTCGGTCGACGGCGGCTGCCAGGGCATCCGCGACGTGGCCGCCGGCAAGATCGCCGCCACCTCGCAGCAATACCCGCTGAAGATGGCCGCGATGGGCGTCGAGGCCGGCATCGCGTACGCGAAGACCGGCAAGAAGGCCTCCGGCTACGTCGACACCGGCGTGATGCTGATCGCGAAGAACCCGGTGGCGGGCGTCGAGAGCAAGGACACGAAGACCGGCACGGACCTCTGCTGGGGCAAGAAGTGA
- a CDS encoding helix-turn-helix domain-containing protein: protein MEHNEIWIKKGDGDARLGRLATYRPQDLAHWTGLKIIRFKVPEEFTDRQVVAPHPIVTLLDAGQTSSRLRYGLRDVTTQCRADDLMCYSGGCEIDHAHWRTRDAAMISVELDPSRLSLIEAGDTRFAQRTLQGEPRFSDPELAVMLRTLWREVRGGCAKGRLYADSLSLGLAVHVHRRFGRMAGGEDRREARSRLTAAQLRHLDDYIRTHLDESIGLADLAREAGLSRYHFTRLFTNTVGRSPYQHVLHKRLERAYHLLTSTQAPVADVALAAGFSSQSHFAEVCRRVMGATPKELRDRH, encoded by the coding sequence ATGGAACACAACGAGATCTGGATCAAGAAGGGCGATGGCGACGCGCGGCTGGGCCGCCTCGCCACGTACCGCCCGCAGGACCTGGCGCACTGGACCGGCCTGAAGATCATCCGCTTCAAGGTCCCCGAGGAGTTCACCGACCGGCAGGTCGTGGCCCCGCATCCCATCGTCACGCTGCTCGACGCCGGGCAGACCTCGTCGCGGCTGCGCTACGGGCTGCGCGACGTCACCACGCAGTGCCGCGCCGACGATCTGATGTGCTACAGCGGCGGCTGCGAGATCGACCACGCGCACTGGCGCACGCGCGACGCCGCGATGATCTCGGTGGAACTGGACCCGTCGCGCCTCTCGCTGATCGAGGCGGGCGACACGCGCTTCGCGCAGCGCACGCTGCAGGGAGAGCCGCGGTTCAGCGACCCCGAACTGGCGGTGATGCTGCGCACGCTGTGGCGCGAGGTGCGGGGCGGCTGCGCGAAGGGCCGGCTCTACGCCGACAGCCTGAGCCTGGGCCTCGCGGTGCACGTGCACCGGCGCTTCGGCCGCATGGCCGGGGGCGAGGACCGCCGCGAGGCGCGCTCGCGCCTGACCGCCGCGCAGCTGCGCCACCTCGACGACTACATCCGCACCCACCTCGACGAGTCCATCGGCCTGGCCGACCTCGCACGCGAGGCGGGCCTGAGCCGCTACCACTTCACGCGCCTGTTCACGAACACCGTCGGGCGGAGCCCGTACCAGCACGTGCTGCACAAGCGGCTCGAACGCGCGTACCACCTGCTCACGAGCACGCAGGCCCCGGTGGCCGACGTCGCGCTCGCCGCGGGCTTCTCCAGCCAGAGCCACTTCGCCGAGGTGTGCCGGCGCGTGATGGGCGCGACGCCGAAGGAGCTGCGCGACCGGCACTGA
- a CDS encoding carbohydrate kinase family protein codes for MFVVCGEALMDVFASGTTPSGLGLDGRIGGSPFNVALGLARLAQPVAFFGGLSTDFLGDRFRQSLTAEGIDQRCVFESSARTTVSFVGVDAHGVPSYAFYGEGGADRVVPLTALERIPSEARAFHFGSFAMVVEPVAGTQRALIEREHGRSLISWDPNVRLNVEPDTALWRDTLEWMLPRTHVLKVSDEDLHLLYPGTDPAVLAARWLERGVSLVVVTRGAKGATAWTRTFSLESPAVPTTLVDTVGAGDTFQAAMLTWFAEHGVLSIDGVRSLTAASLGEALAFAGRAAAITCSRRGADLPRRAELG; via the coding sequence ATGTTCGTGGTCTGTGGCGAAGCGCTGATGGACGTGTTTGCCAGCGGGACGACCCCGTCCGGCCTGGGCCTCGACGGCCGCATCGGCGGCTCGCCGTTCAACGTGGCGCTGGGCCTGGCGCGCCTGGCCCAACCCGTGGCCTTCTTCGGCGGCCTGTCCACCGACTTCCTCGGCGACCGGTTCCGCCAGTCGCTCACCGCCGAAGGCATCGATCAACGCTGCGTGTTCGAGTCGTCCGCGCGCACCACGGTCAGCTTCGTGGGCGTCGACGCGCACGGTGTCCCGTCGTACGCGTTCTACGGGGAGGGTGGGGCGGACCGCGTGGTGCCGCTCACCGCACTCGAGCGCATCCCGTCGGAGGCGCGGGCCTTCCACTTCGGCTCGTTCGCGATGGTGGTGGAACCCGTGGCCGGCACGCAGCGCGCGCTCATCGAACGCGAGCACGGCCGCAGCCTGATCAGCTGGGACCCCAACGTGCGGCTCAACGTCGAGCCCGACACGGCCCTCTGGCGCGACACCCTCGAGTGGATGCTGCCACGCACCCACGTGCTGAAGGTGAGCGACGAGGACCTGCACCTGCTGTACCCCGGCACCGACCCCGCGGTGCTCGCGGCCCGGTGGCTGGAGCGCGGCGTGTCGCTCGTCGTGGTCACGCGGGGCGCCAAGGGCGCGACGGCCTGGACCCGCACGTTCTCGCTCGAATCGCCGGCCGTGCCCACCACGCTCGTCGACACCGTCGGCGCGGGCGACACGTTCCAGGCCGCGATGCTGACCTGGTTCGCCGAACACGGCGTGCTGTCCATCGACGGCGTGCGCAGCCTGACGGCGGCATCGCTCGGCGAGGCACTGGCCTTCGCCGGCCGGGCCGCGGCCATCACGTGCAGCCGCCGCGGGGCCGACCTGCCGCGCCGTGCCGAACTCGGCTGA
- a CDS encoding ABC transporter permease has protein sequence MTTPSTPSPAERKFHLPPVGTFGPFIALLIACTFFALQTDRFLSGENLSLILQQVAVVGVIAIGQTLVILTAGIDLSCGMVMALGSIVMTKFATDLGLPPGIAICCGLAVTMLFGLVNGLLVTRLGLPPFIVTLGTLNIAFAITQLYSSSQTVTDLPDALTWLGNTFGLAGTNVAYGTVLMLMLYGIAWFWLRETASGRHVYAVGNNAEATRLTGIPTHRVLLGVYVLAGLFYGLASLLSVARTGVGDPNAGQTENLDAITAVVLGGTSLFGGRGVVLGSLVGALIVGVFRNGLTLMGVSSVYQILVTGVLVILAVAADQLSRKGVR, from the coding sequence ATGACCACCCCCTCCACGCCGTCCCCCGCCGAACGGAAGTTCCACCTTCCGCCGGTGGGCACCTTCGGCCCGTTCATCGCGCTGCTCATCGCGTGCACGTTCTTCGCCCTTCAGACCGACCGTTTCCTGAGCGGCGAGAACCTGTCCCTGATCCTGCAGCAGGTGGCGGTGGTGGGGGTGATCGCGATCGGGCAGACGCTCGTGATCCTCACCGCCGGCATCGACCTGTCGTGCGGCATGGTGATGGCCTTGGGCAGCATCGTGATGACCAAGTTCGCGACCGACCTGGGCCTGCCCCCGGGCATCGCGATCTGCTGCGGCCTCGCGGTCACGATGCTGTTCGGGCTCGTCAACGGGCTGCTCGTCACACGGCTCGGGCTGCCGCCCTTCATCGTGACGCTGGGCACGCTGAACATCGCGTTCGCCATCACGCAGCTGTACTCCAGCTCGCAGACCGTCACCGACCTGCCCGACGCCCTCACCTGGCTCGGCAACACCTTCGGCCTGGCCGGCACCAACGTGGCCTACGGCACGGTGCTGATGCTCATGCTGTACGGCATCGCGTGGTTCTGGCTGCGCGAGACGGCGTCGGGCCGGCACGTGTACGCGGTGGGCAACAACGCCGAGGCCACGCGCCTCACCGGCATCCCCACGCACCGCGTGCTGCTGGGCGTCTACGTGCTGGCGGGCCTCTTCTACGGGCTGGCCTCGCTGCTGTCGGTGGCCCGCACCGGCGTGGGCGACCCCAACGCCGGCCAGACCGAGAACCTCGACGCCATCACGGCCGTGGTGCTCGGCGGCACCAGCCTCTTCGGCGGCCGCGGCGTGGTGCTCGGCTCGCTCGTGGGCGCGCTGATCGTCGGCGTGTTCCGCAACGGCCTCACGCTGATGGGCGTGTCGTCGGTCTACCAGATCCTCGTCACGGGCGTGCTCGTGATCCTCGCCGTCGCGGCCGACCAGCTGTCGCGCAAGGGCGTGCGCTGA
- a CDS encoding ROK family transcriptional regulator, whose protein sequence is MSSDAHASESAAARPPLRPRGSNQMGMAQFNERVVLQAIRLHGALPQAQIARLTHLTAQTVSLILARLESAGLLLRLAPVRGKVGQPSVPIALDPEGAFSIGINVGRRSLDVLLVDFQGEVRERQTVNYRYPNPDEVLAEIEKQVKAMRKRLGTTRRDRLQGIGVAAPLLLDGWASLLGVTPSASWARIDLAERVGRMSGLPTSFVKDTAAACVAELVAGRGRSLKTFLYVFIGTFIGGGLVIDSQLRSGLHGNAGAVGSHAMRRGEAGQAQPPEQLLSVASLLSLEAAYEAAGLDPAAVGDERSLDAPWRPHTEAWLAQAAPAIAMVVHNAACLLDLDGVIVDGSISRTLLDRLNRDVSDALALYNWEGTQRPQLLPGAVGQDARALGGALLPLHANFSPDRELFLKLERA, encoded by the coding sequence ATGTCTTCCGACGCCCACGCCTCCGAATCCGCCGCCGCCCGCCCGCCGCTCCGTCCGCGGGGCTCGAACCAGATGGGCATGGCCCAGTTCAACGAGCGGGTCGTGCTGCAGGCCATCCGGCTCCATGGCGCGCTGCCGCAGGCCCAGATCGCGCGGCTCACCCACCTGACCGCGCAGACGGTGTCGCTGATCCTCGCCCGGCTCGAATCCGCAGGTCTTCTGCTGCGGCTGGCCCCGGTGCGCGGCAAGGTGGGCCAGCCCTCGGTGCCCATCGCGCTCGACCCCGAGGGCGCGTTCTCGATCGGCATCAACGTGGGCCGGCGCAGCCTCGACGTGCTGCTCGTCGACTTCCAGGGCGAGGTGCGCGAGCGCCAGACGGTGAACTACCGCTACCCGAACCCGGACGAGGTGCTCGCCGAGATCGAGAAACAAGTGAAGGCGATGCGCAAGCGCCTCGGGACGACCAGGCGCGACCGTCTGCAGGGCATCGGCGTGGCCGCGCCGCTGCTGCTGGACGGCTGGGCGTCGCTGCTCGGGGTCACGCCCAGCGCGTCGTGGGCCCGCATCGACCTCGCCGAACGCGTGGGGCGCATGAGCGGCCTGCCCACGTCGTTCGTGAAGGACACGGCCGCTGCCTGCGTCGCGGAACTCGTGGCCGGCCGCGGGCGGTCGCTCAAGACCTTCCTCTACGTGTTCATCGGCACCTTCATCGGCGGCGGGCTCGTCATCGACAGCCAGCTGCGCAGCGGCCTTCACGGCAACGCGGGCGCGGTGGGCTCGCACGCGATGCGGCGCGGCGAAGCGGGACAGGCGCAGCCTCCCGAACAGTTGCTGAGCGTGGCGTCGTTGCTGAGCCTGGAGGCCGCGTACGAGGCGGCAGGCCTCGATCCGGCCGCCGTGGGCGACGAGCGCTCGCTCGACGCCCCGTGGCGTCCCCACACCGAGGCCTGGCTCGCGCAGGCCGCCCCGGCCATCGCGATGGTGGTGCACAACGCGGCCTGCCTGCTCGACCTCGACGGCGTCATCGTCGACGGCTCGATCAGCCGCACGCTGCTCGACCGCCTGAACCGCGACGTGTCCGACGCCCTGGCCCTCTACAACTGGGAAGGCACGCAGCGCCCTCAACTGCTGCCGGGTGCGGTGGGACAGGACGCCCGCGCGCTGGGCGGCGCGCTGCTGCCGCTGCACGCCAACTTCTCGCCCGACCGCGAGCTGTTCCTGAAGCTGGAGCGGGCCTGA
- a CDS encoding AMP-dependent synthetase/ligase → MDTLQPTFPRLLMAHARARPEAPAMREKDLGIWQTWGWADVAREVREIACGLASLGFKPGDNLAVVGANRPHLYMAMVAAQSLRGVPVPLYQDAIAGEMVFMLDDASVEFVIAEDQEQVDKLLECRELRQDGAPPLRHIVYDDPKGLRHYAQDGLLGYDALRALGRTYDEAHPGFFDAAVASGEPGDVGVILYTSGTTGRPKGVCQTHASFIAAGRGGVETDRLGPGDNIMSYLPMAWVGDHLFSVAQWLVGGFTLNCPESSETVTNDMREIGPSYYFGPPRTFEGLLTAVSIRMEDAARPKRWLYAKFMALARRVGADLLNGHPVALGDRLLYALGDLVIYGPLRNVLGMSRIRVAYTAGAAIGPDLFRFYRSIGVNLKQFYGQTETCAYVCLQQDGKVKLQTVGAAAPGMELRIAADGEVLVRGVSVLKGYHRRPDATAEVLDAEGYFHTGDAGVLDAEGHLRIIDRAKDVGRLNAPDGACAGALFAPNYIENKLKFFPQIKEAVCFGHGRDEVCAFINIDSEAVGNWAERRGLPYGGYVDLATKADVLDLIADCIGQVNADLAAEHGMAETQISRFLVLHKELDPDDDELTRTRKVRRGFIAEKYAVLVDALYAGRPEQYIETQVKFEDGRTGLVHATLKIVDATRFPAVRAAA, encoded by the coding sequence GTGGACACACTCCAACCCACCTTCCCGCGCCTGCTGATGGCCCATGCCCGGGCCCGGCCCGAGGCCCCCGCCATGCGCGAGAAGGACCTCGGCATCTGGCAGACGTGGGGCTGGGCCGACGTGGCCCGCGAGGTCCGCGAGATCGCTTGCGGCCTCGCGAGCCTCGGCTTCAAGCCCGGCGACAACCTCGCCGTGGTGGGCGCGAACCGCCCTCACCTCTACATGGCGATGGTCGCGGCACAGAGCCTGCGCGGCGTGCCGGTCCCGCTGTACCAGGACGCGATCGCGGGCGAGATGGTGTTCATGCTCGACGACGCCTCCGTCGAGTTCGTGATCGCCGAGGACCAGGAGCAGGTCGACAAGCTCCTCGAATGCCGCGAGCTGCGCCAGGACGGCGCGCCGCCGCTGCGCCACATCGTCTACGACGACCCGAAGGGCCTGCGCCACTACGCGCAGGACGGCCTGCTCGGCTACGACGCGCTGCGTGCGCTGGGCCGCACGTACGACGAGGCCCATCCCGGCTTCTTCGACGCAGCCGTGGCCAGCGGCGAGCCCGGCGACGTGGGCGTGATCCTCTACACCTCGGGCACCACGGGCCGGCCGAAGGGCGTGTGCCAGACGCACGCGAGTTTCATCGCCGCGGGCCGCGGCGGGGTCGAGACCGACCGGCTCGGTCCCGGCGACAACATCATGAGCTACCTGCCGATGGCCTGGGTCGGCGACCACCTGTTCTCGGTGGCGCAGTGGCTCGTGGGCGGCTTCACGCTGAACTGCCCCGAGTCGTCGGAGACGGTCACGAACGACATGCGCGAGATCGGCCCGAGCTACTACTTCGGTCCGCCGCGCACCTTCGAGGGACTGCTCACCGCGGTGTCCATCCGCATGGAGGACGCGGCCCGGCCGAAGCGCTGGCTGTACGCGAAGTTCATGGCGCTGGCCCGCCGCGTGGGTGCCGACCTGCTCAACGGCCATCCGGTGGCCCTGGGCGACCGGTTGCTGTACGCGCTCGGCGACCTCGTCATCTACGGCCCGCTGCGCAACGTGCTGGGCATGAGCCGCATCCGCGTCGCCTACACCGCGGGCGCCGCGATCGGCCCCGACCTGTTCCGCTTCTACCGCTCCATCGGCGTGAACCTGAAACAGTTCTACGGCCAGACCGAAACCTGCGCCTACGTGTGCCTGCAGCAGGACGGCAAGGTCAAGCTGCAGACGGTGGGTGCCGCCGCGCCCGGCATGGAACTGCGCATCGCCGCCGACGGCGAGGTGCTGGTGCGCGGCGTCTCGGTGCTCAAGGGCTACCACCGCCGGCCCGACGCCACCGCGGAGGTGCTCGACGCCGAGGGCTACTTCCACACCGGCGACGCCGGTGTGCTCGATGCCGAGGGGCACCTGCGCATCATCGACCGCGCGAAGGACGTGGGCCGGCTCAACGCCCCCGACGGCGCGTGCGCAGGCGCCCTCTTCGCCCCCAATTACATCGAGAACAAGCTCAAGTTCTTCCCGCAGATCAAGGAGGCCGTGTGTTTCGGCCACGGCCGCGACGAGGTCTGCGCGTTCATCAACATCGACAGCGAGGCGGTGGGCAACTGGGCCGAACGCCGCGGCCTGCCCTACGGCGGCTACGTGGACCTGGCGACCAAGGCGGACGTGCTCGACCTCATCGCCGACTGCATCGGGCAGGTCAACGCCGACCTGGCGGCCGAACACGGCATGGCCGAGACGCAGATCTCCCGCTTCCTCGTGCTGCACAAGGAACTCGACCCCGACGACGACGAGCTGACCCGCACCCGCAAGGTCCGCCGCGGCTTCATCGCCGAGAAGTACGCGGTGCTGGTGGACGCGCTGTACGCGGGCCGGCCCGAGCAGTACATCGAGACCCAGGTCAAGTTCGAGGATGGCCGCACGGGCCTGGTCCACGCGACGCTGAAGATCGTCGACGCGACACGGTTCCCCGCCGTGAGGGCCGCGGCATGA
- a CDS encoding Crp/Fnr family transcriptional regulator, which translates to MQSSGHSIRDRARPPTADELAGIPWLPALTPAERRRAEADLVVGEAEPGDLVCRIGRSPTFWFGVVEGLLKMSTDRADGGTVTYTGVPPGGWFGEGTVMKREPYRYNIQALRRSVVAGLPIESFHWLLDHSIGFNRFVMNQLNERLGQFIAALEIDRLNNPDARVARSLAALFNPVLYPGVGDVLRITQQELAYLVGLSRQRVNEALTHLAAQGLIRVEYGGLRVLDLDGLRATVAGAGKRDV; encoded by the coding sequence ATGCAGTCGAGTGGCCATTCCATCCGCGACCGCGCCCGTCCACCCACCGCCGACGAACTCGCCGGCATCCCGTGGCTGCCGGCGCTGACCCCCGCCGAACGCCGCCGCGCGGAGGCCGACCTCGTGGTGGGCGAGGCCGAGCCCGGCGACCTCGTGTGCCGCATCGGGCGCTCGCCCACGTTCTGGTTCGGTGTGGTCGAGGGCCTGCTGAAGATGAGCACGGACCGCGCCGACGGCGGCACGGTGACCTACACCGGCGTGCCGCCGGGCGGCTGGTTCGGCGAGGGCACGGTGATGAAACGCGAGCCGTACCGCTACAACATCCAGGCCCTGCGCCGCAGCGTGGTCGCGGGCCTGCCGATCGAGAGCTTCCACTGGCTGCTGGACCATTCCATCGGCTTCAACCGCTTCGTGATGAACCAGCTCAACGAACGGCTGGGGCAGTTCATCGCGGCGCTCGAGATCGACCGGCTCAACAACCCGGACGCACGCGTCGCGCGCAGCCTCGCGGCGCTGTTCAACCCGGTGCTGTACCCGGGCGTGGGCGACGTGTTGCGCATCACGCAGCAGGAACTGGCGTACCTCGTGGGGCTGTCGCGGCAGCGCGTCAACGAGGCGCTGACACACCTCGCGGCACAAGGGTTGATCCGCGTCGAGTACGGCGGCCTGCGGGTGCTCGACCTGGACGGCTTGCGGGCCACCGTGGCGGGGGCCGGGAAGCGGGATGTGTGA